GATTCCACTAGATTCATCAGTCTTCTCATAGTAACCCCCTTGGCATTGAGAATTTCTGCATCTGAACCGCACGTCAGCAAGCGTTCAGCGAAGTCCACGCCACCTCGGACATCAGACACGGCCTGCTGCAGCTGAGCTTTCTGCAGATGTAACTGGTTTTTTCGCTGCAACCTCAGATCTTCCAGTGAACGCAGCAGAGAGCGGCAATGCATCTCCACCGCGGTGGCGTAGCTCCGAGCAAACGCCCGAATCTCGCCTGCCAACGTGTCGGTTCTCACCTGCAATGCCTCTTGGGATACGTCAACACGTCTTAAAGTCTCCTCCAAACGAGAGAGACGAGGCCTTAATGTCCTGACAACCAAATCCCTGATGCGATCTCCATGATGACTGATGACCTCATGGGCGGGGCTGCAGTGATGGTCACGGTGAAAGGTGGCCGCACACTCCAGGCACACAGTGAGGTCGCAGGGCTCGCAGAAGAGTCGTAACTCCTGGCCAGGATGAAGTGAACATAGGACAGGCCTAGTGAGACGACCCTGAGATTTTAAGTCCTGGAGATTTTGGATGGAGTGAGAAGAGGTCCGGTTCTGTCTCCTGAAAGACATAGTACATACAAGTTATTGATGTCACATTCAAACAACAATTCTGTATGACTCTTTATGTACATATAAAGTTTTAATTACACATACGAACACTacagtaaaaccatagtaaatATAAATGTACTTTACTATATCACTTTGGGAAGTATGGGTAAAAACTTTGCatgttaaaaataacaatacaaacACTCACCTGTGTGCTTGACTGCAGAAGTCGCAGAGATTGACGCAACAAACCTCACAACGCTTCCCCGCGTCGCCGTCGCTGCACAAGTCGCACAAAACGCTGTTATTAATCAACAGAGTCTCCGCGAAAACCTCGTCCAGCGCCAGATGATCAGTGGTCAGTCCTTCTATCCCCGATGAAGGCAGGTCCACCTCTGAATCACACTCGGGACACAAGACTGTAACAGAGTCCCGTCTGGCCGTGTCATCTTCAGGGCTGAGATTGCCGTTTACTCCGCGCACAGCAAACGGCTCGAGCTGACGCACGCAGTCCGCACAGAATGTATGCAAGCAGGGCAGAAGTTTAGGGTCGCGATACATCCGATCACACACCCGACAGACTGCTCTCGATTTCTGCCTACCGTCTCCATTAGTTGTGCtgcttttaatatttttaaactcGGCTTTGTGCTTGTTTTCATAAATCGAGTGCTTTTTATCAAGTGACATTGTAGGGTTTTTTTTCCTGAAAACGTTACTCCAACTTTCATCCGACTCGACACGCAAATATTCACAAGTTGCAATTTACTAAGCAGAACACAACACTAACGTCTTGTAAGAAAACCGctaatattattttgttaaacCGTGCATGCACGATTTTGTTGTCATTTACGAAAACATAGCAACTCTAAAGTTAAAAGTTTGTTAACTTTTTGTTCATGCTATTTGGGAATGTGTCTCAGCGACCAATCAGAATACGCGTACACGTTTGGGGGCGTGGTTTGAAATCTGACCTATTCGAGTAGTTTAAAGATGAACCCATGCCTGAACAGCATAGAAAGATTGTGAGTGTCGCCATCTGCTGTCTCGACAGATTGAGACACAAGCTCAAACAATAATATTATAGAAAATCATAGAAATAGCTTTCCGAAAATTTTTAGTTATATTAATTTTAGTAgttaaaatttgtatttttaaaaaatattttcaacgatttatttatttagctactaatacaaacatttatttcatttatgcTTTACCTATATTTATGTACATTTTTTACTTAGTTGCCAAGACATTTCTGTCTTTACATTACGTATGATGAATACTGTATATAGCATAACACAACAAATTGTACAAACTGTGGGCCTAcaaattataattaaaaaatgtataaaacttaATCTAATTCAATCTTTGACCTTAAATGACTCACAACTCACCATTAAATGCATGCACTAAATACTTTTATATAAACAGTAATTTGGAAAATAGAGCATAATTTAAAGAAAAGCATCTTGTGAATTGTTAAAACTATTTGCaatgtgtaaataaacacaacattaaatGTCAAATTTCCCCTAAAGTATTGTACAGTGAAAAAGTCAAGAAGTCATTCCCGGTtcagatatttttattattttactgtATCACATAGTGATGGTTTATGCTCGTGCATCTTTATGATCACATGGtgtaaaaagttttaaataaatatagctgctattaattataatattaaaataattataatatatgACATTTGGATAAAAGAATAGATTAATGTGTACACAACAGAGAAATAATTTGTTGACCTTACTATCAACCAGACACCGGAGTCTACTTGAGAAAGAAATTAATAAGTATAACTACAAACAAGAGTTGTAGGGATAATACTGTTGTAGACGCAGCATTCAAAATGAAGTATGTCTTTCCCGTCACTTCATTGCCtaaaaaatgaagaaataaaacatgaattaaaatgacACATACATGTACGTGTTTATACAGGAGGCTATATGCTACAGACATATACGTATTTATAAAGAttgataaataaattaaaacagaGCAACAATAACAAGTATTTGATCCATACAGTCTAGTGCAGACTAATCCATTAATGTTTGTTCTTCATTGTGTCGTGGTTGTCAAgcaatgttgttttttttgacATGCAATGCATAGCTCTGAGTAAATGTTATGACTATGGGTGAGTCCTTCCATACCATAGCAATTAGTATCAACAATTCtcagtaaataataatgatttaCCTGTTACAGTTGCCTCCGAGACAGCTTTCACAAGGCTGTTTTCTATAATGCAGGTGTAAGTGTCATCCACTTTTACCGGGAACTCCAGGACACTGACAACTAGTGTGATTCCAGCCGAATTGTTGCTGAATTGGCTGCTGCTGTTTAAAAGTTCTCCACTCTGACTTAACCAGGTAACCTCCGGTTGGGGAAACCATCTCTGGGCCTCCGCAGTTAGTGAAGTATTTGTCTGTTGGGTAAAGGTGGGGgctgtaaaacctaaaaaacAAATGCACACAGAAGAGTCTGTGGCTGTCAACTAGTTATGTTTCTTttatgtgtattttatttttaaatgaataaataaggTAGTCTCCTTACCAGCCACTCTAAGATTAATGCTTGTAGTTCCTGAGAGTTTTCCCGCAGTGACACTACAGCGATACACACCATCATCTTCCAATTTCACACTTCTCAGGAGTAGAGAAGCATTGCCTGTAGAAATAACATCTGGGAACAGTTGTGCTCTTTCTTTAAACTGTGTATTCTGCATTTGAAGTTGGGCTGCTTTATTCTTATATTCATATACCACCCCACTAAGACCATCTTTTAACCAAGAGATTGATACATCTTCAGTCAACCCACTGCTGCTCTCGGTATTAAACCTGCAATCGATGACCTCGTCCTGTCCAAGATTTCCCACAATAGAAGGGCTGCTGCTCTCAACGGTACCTTGAGACGcttgaagaaaaaaacatacaaaacattTAGTGTATCACACAACAGGAAGTCTGTAATTGCAAATACTGTAATCACTTTTATTAGAATATTTTACTAACCTGAAAATCCAATGGTCAAAATTAAAATGATGAGACCAGCGAATACAATGATGAGAACAACCATACTGCAAAATAAGGATAAAGCAAATACACAATATTTGAGGAGCAACACGCGTTATAATACTGTAATCATTTATCAACAAAACTGTGCTGTGTGTAGAATTATCATTAAAAAGCTCCATGTTGCCTTACGTCCCAAAAATGATTTGTCCAAATGAAGCCATTCCAGTCTGTTTCTGTTTTAACGACCAGCCACTGTGTTCTGCATCTCTGTAGACGGCGATAAATCAATAAGTTTAGCTAGAAGCACATATTTAAATCCCCTGAGACTTTAAACTTTACTCAACTAAATGCAGCATCTCCTCCCTCGGTCAATATTGCCCCTGAGAGGTGTGTCAtgataaaatacatttacacaACTTTTTAAGTCTTTTAGTGGCCTGGTTTATTCCTTAACATGATGCTGCTGGACTGTTAACTAAGACAGTTTGAGTCATTAATAGCAGTGAAAATAAGGTTTTGTcaatgcaatttaaaaaaaatttgacaaaAAAGTCATAACCCGATCATTGTTCTGCTTCATTGAGCCATTACTCAAACACAACTTTGCACATGTCTGTTCTTAACCTTAAAAAGTTGTTATGAGAATTTAAGATGTCTGGAGAATACAGTAGCAGAGGGTTGTAttctgtatataagatcttaatTTTCATCAAGGcatcttttttaaattatacaccgcattccaaattattatgcacatgccatttttgtttatttttccaatTAAGTCAGTAAGTTTAGAAATTTTTATTCCTCACCAGTTTTATGACAGTGTGgatgttattctatttaaaatgaaatttaaatgttaaaagatACCTTAAAGATATAAAAATATGCTGTTCCATATTATTAAGCAAGTTGTAGTTCTCCTACAATATGagtatgaaaaaatatatttctaaagacaaaaagtgtgcattatcttaaaaaagcaaattaattcttataacaatttatatttgGGTGGATCTAAACAGAAATGATTAAACTGTTATTTATGATTTATGAGTTCACAGTACAGATTTGACTaaaggctttttatttatttttttggaaaaaattaGGAAAAGGCAGCAATAAAAAGCCATAGTTAAGAAGCAAACACGTATATGTAAACCTGTTGGTGTCTCTGTAATACCAATAGCCCCTTTAATAAGGGATCCTTTAGTGCATAAAGTTGTATTTCAACCACTCCCCCGAACCAAAACTTGCAGAAAGAAACATTTGCTGTGAGCTCAGAATACAAGAAGACTTTCATTGACATGCATAATACACTGTATAATGTAGATGAATGCCATTCTGGATTGTTAGTGAATAGCCACCATTCAAACAAGACTGTAACATTAGGGAGAGGTGGCAGCGTAATGATTTGGACTGGAATATTGGGAAGAAAGATGGTAGGGGTCCTTTAGGGTCCCTGCAGGTGTCAAAAAGACATCTAGAAGCTAAGCAGGGTTCCTTAAAGAATTTCTTTTTACAAAGGAACCATGTCTTCTGAAATAAATTTACTTTCATGGAGGATAATACACAATCTGCACAAAGCATCACCGACTATTTTAATTAATATGGGCATAAAATAAGAAAGAAATTAAGGTGTGACCACCATCATCCTCTGACCTTAGTCTTATTACTAGCGTGTGGATCATCATTATACAAAAGATCTGTGAGGTATAGCACTATAATTCGAAACATCAACTTAGGGATGAAATATAGCGTCTTTAAGTGAAATAAAGACAAATCTTCTTCTTGTATACTTACAAGTTTAATGAATGGGAGAGttaaagtcatgtcaaagatatGCTCATTATTATGTTACGTgtttaaatacattatttattttacattgtgtttgtttttggacaatGTTTGCTTTGTGTCCATGCAACATTTGACAGAGATCTGTTTTTGGATTATTATAATCCATTATAAATTTGGTTAAAGTGCATTATAATTTGGAACAGcgtattttgtatatttttcaaagtattaaagtatcttttgacatatttatttcatttaatagAATAACATACACACTGTCATATAAGTGTTGagggtaaaataaaatttgtaaacttactgagtgtattggaaaaataaacaaaaatggcatgtgcataataatttggaatgCGGTGAACTGCATGCATTCTCTAAACTTGATTGTCCTCTGCAGGGCACTCACAAATACTAACACATGCACACACGTACACAAATACATTCACACACCTGAACAATGTACAGTAGTAATTCCTAATCTGCATGTACTGTAATTGGACTGTGGGGGTAACCAGAGAACCTTGGAAACTTACACTGacacacacttgtaaacaatgCTCAATAGAAGCTACTGTATCAGATCATGGCAGGAACATGTTCAATGCCTTCTTGTTTCTGGTATAACTTGTCTAATGTAATGCCTTTTgaacaaaacaacattatgcAATGACAGATTCCAGTAAGACTGTGATCTATAAGCAAATGTGCTAGTATCAGCACAATTAAATGTTTCAAAACACCAACACAAAACTCTTTACAGAGCAGGGCCggattcacaaaacattcttaagaagaaaaatcttcttaactgccatttttatcttaaattcaagcttaaaggaacagtatgtaagaaatttatatcaattaatcataaaatggccctgatatgtcactagacattaaaaaatcattttcatttcaaatacttatatcactgataACAGTGGTCCGgtcaggatattgtcatttaaaaagtggagttgcagccctcaactgatgtttatgttgtcatgttgtgtattggccaccagttgggtgattgcagtaccagttttagccacaagttttgttgttgcaataccagttttggccacaatcctacatactgttcctttaagaaaaaagttaagaatattttgtattctcaaaaaagcttcttaagaaagttcttattttttttcttaagtaTGTTCTTAAGAAAAAACTTAAGAAGAATTCCAATTCTCGAAaaataaactgtcttaaataacatcttaaagttaggataaccttacagtagtcttaaatctcaaaatgtaagacgttttataagttaatgtgattgttttaaatgtgacatgttGTATTTTGTAGTCTGAAATGGCAATTGAATCAGTTTACTTCACATAGATTAGTTTAAAGAGGAATTCCACACTCATATAATGAAGTTTAATGGCTTACTCAGTAATATGTcatgaaacacaaataagtattagtgttattaatattaacaaacatttaacTTCCTCCGTAATAGCCTACATTCATTGTGAAATTACTTAAAAGCTGAAAGTCGCTCTAAGCGGGAGGCGAACCGGTAATCGCTCCGTCATGTGAGTCGAGGGCTCCGAAACGGCGGGGACACTTCACCCTCCGCATCCGTCTCTTGGCGTGAGCGCGGGTCGCGGGAGACGAAAGCCGTGGGCACGGAGAGTGAAGCACGCACACTCAGAGCGCTCGACCCGCATGACGGACCGATTGGGACAttatgaaattatatttatgcACCGCACCGCCTTAATACTGTAGCTGGCCTCTGTTACAACAGCGAATAACATCCTGTAGTAGACTTAATGCATCACTCGTTTGTATCGCGTTAATGATCGCAAGGTAGTCAAAAGATTAATGGATAAGTGTATTGTTACCTCAGCAGGGTATCTTAATTTAAAAGCTTGTCATTTTATTCTTAAGACACAAATTTAAgatattcttaagaaaaaattgagaacttcttaagaaatgtttgagaattgcacttaggaacattcttacgcacttcttataatttatcttaagaactttcttattttttgtcttaagaatgttttcgtGAATCCGGCCCCAGAATACTATACATTACCAAGTCTCCTCCTCTTCTCATCTTGATTACAAATGCATAAAAGAACACTCTTATTGTTCAATCAAATTATTAATGTAGTCCTAATTCAGATTAATCAAGTAAGATGATAACATGTGAagaaaaaattgtgttgtactAACATGTCTCAATTAAGGAAACTGGACAAGAGGTTAAAgggtttaaaatgctttttcagTGTGATTAAACTACTTGATTAAACCATATGAAAAGCTAAGCTAGTCAAGCTAAgttaattcacccaaaaataaaaaattgcagtttatttagtcagtaattgaaaatgcatttcacaaatgtcaatttAGTCTATTAAttagtatttaacaaatttgataTTCTTTTACTGCCAAACCCCAAAACCTCCACTTCTTTCATTCAGGTTGTTTTGAGGTCTAAGTACTTAGAAGGGACACAAATTTGAATGTTATGCACATTTGTTTGGCAAATTTGATGTGGTGGATTCTGTcaacaaactggtatttctgaatggcctgaggccgtGATTAAGCATATTTGAAgcaaatatatttgataaacATATGTGCTTTAGAGAACATTTGGTTaatagaaagattaaagatgcaaatatttcaaatattttattagttcATCTGAAAGAAAATGCAAACATTTTACATGGCAAAAATTATGTTTCCTTTTGTGACTTTAAGCCAAAACAAAAAGACAAACATGCAGATCAAATTTATTAGAAAGGCATTTATATTGAGTGTATTTGTATTAAACGGCAACTGTCAAGATGACTCGTAGTACTCAGAATAAAGTGTGTTAACATTCTGAGGCAACTCTGACTGGGGTTAAATGGCTCTTTGAAATACTTGATTTTGATCAGTCAGTCATGAATTTTGAGGTCTGTTATTGCTCTATAAcaagagttaaaggggacagagaatgaaaaaccatttttaccttgtctttgttgaataatggtagtctacccgcattcacaaacatacaaaaagtgctagacatgctaaacatctcagtctcatagaaattcctcttttagaaatgttagCCAAAAAAGGTCCCAATTTGAAAatctgatgcttatgacatcacaggcatttAACTGCCCCTccaaataattggctacattttttgagtggcagcaaagtcagccaatcagtaatgagattgcaagttaagccagtagggggagccaaattggtgcaaaaccacttgtttaaaatcccccatcctaatagagctatctgagagaggtttttaggaagcttctaaggcattacagaccccaaacaaaaacatttttgtctacatgtcacatcacagtaCAAGGATAAATAcaccgttcaatcattctatgtcacctttaaaactGAAAGCACGTTCATCCAGGTCTTGCGACTGGTGCAGTTTAATACTTACACAATGGTAAATTGACtgattacatttatttgtagtGTGATAATCATCAGATTTTCCAAAAATCAGTTAAATTCACAAGTTAAAGTCCACAAGGTTTTGTGTGTGGCTTCTGTATTTCTTGTTATCAGAAGTATTTCTCAAATAAGAAATGACCCAATGTGGGCCATTTCTGCCTGTGTCAGCATTAAATTAGAAAAACATAGCATAATAACagccaataataataataataataaagccaATAACAGCATTTTTTACACTATCGGCCAATTTATCCTGTGAATTAAAAGAGAATAGGAAAAAGCAATGAATTTAAGCTCTGTTCAGTATGTAGAAAATGTTAACAAACATCACTAGTTACTGTTAAATATAAATGGTtattatatgaatgaataacataaaaaaattcttcagaatctagttaatgcaagttaaggGACATATTGTCTGATTTATGATttttcatttcctttggtgtgtaaatgtgtatacatgttaacgatatgcaaaaggtacattccccaaagtaaacgatgacgcaagttatcatctccaacgtaaatctgtggccaatcagggacacagtgctttttaatcgatgagttttgtacaaaaactgtgcgtttcaggaggagaaggaaatctggagctacaaaaaagtacggtatgtggaaaataatgtattttttaaaccataaaccacacaaacacattgtattaccaAATACAGGCTACAGTATCTGAATCAAATTGTTTTATGTCAGAGCTTCCTAAACATGACACATTTCTCATCCTTTAGTACAAAAGAATGAAGATTACAGCTATTAAAGTACTTATTAATATCATGTGTGTTATTACAAGAATTGGAAGAATAAAGAGTTGCATAAAATTCCTTAAAACATCCATTAATAGAGAACGATAAATGTCTGACAATTTGTGATGGATGTTCCGTTTCATTACTGCATGCCTGCTAAGTGTGGAAAGACTATTGTGGTGACTGGGTTACTCAGTTATTTTTCTTGAACAAAATGTAAGactgacttacagctcccccgtGTGGTTAAAAAGCACAATTGTCTGTTACCAGTGTTGTAAAAACTGTTGTTGTATAGCCTTGTCGTGGTCAGGACAATACACATCAGTTTTATTGACAGAACCGGTGAATGCAGAAAGTCATTTGGAAACATATGTCAACCGAGCAGGTAAGGTAGCACATGGGGCTGCAAGTAGCGGGTTTGTGTGCTCCGACCTGACCACAAAACTAACAGAGTGTGGTTGTAGCCGCTAGTAGGCTGCTTATGTTGCAGTAATAGAATTCATCCAGTTAAGAGTTGTTCTTATTTTGATCATCATTTATTTGTATGCTTTCTGCATTACTCTCCGATTCATTTTGAAACAGAAGAAGTTATATGTTCctgtattttttatgtcatacaGGTGTCAGGAGTCGGACCACATGCCACCACCTACTGTCGGTGTGGATTACTCAATCGAGAAAGAATTGCTCAATCAgctaaagcaaaaaataaaactgcatgatgatgatgatgatgttattTATAGTTTTTACGTGTCGTCAGGCACTTAGGGGAAGGCCCCCTCCCCCCGGCGGGCAAGAAAGCATTATCTGCCATTGCCCGCAGGTTAAGAAGTGAGTGATTCACTCACTCACAaaacaacagaattcaatgaTAAACTGTAACAATAAATTAAGCAAACTTCACTCAATAATGCAACCCATGGGGTTTCTTTACGTTTGTCATTGTCAGGTATGCACATTGGGCTCCGTGAGTGTTTGATGTTTTTATAGCCTAATCATTTAATTGTATAAAGTTTTACTTGGCAAATAAATTGTTATGTTTGGATTTATTCTGCATCACTCTGAATTATTGACAACAAGTAAATTTGATGTATCCTATGTTACTGCAAATCTACAACCAGGATTAAATTGGCTTATCATCTGCCTTTTGGTTTATTTATATGGTTTGAATCTTCATCTCATTGATTAACTTAATCACCTCAGATCTTTCATCCTCAACAAACTTATCACTCATCACTTTAAAGGTTGACTCACTTAACTCAAAACTTACCCAAATAAACTCTGCTCTCTCTTCAATCACCTCAGCCTCCTCCCCTGCAACTTCTCCAGCCTCCCCAACAACCTTAGCCCCCTCCCCAGCAACTTCCGCAGCCTCCCTAACAACCTCAGCCCACTCTCC
The genomic region above belongs to Paramisgurnus dabryanus chromosome 15, PD_genome_1.1, whole genome shotgun sequence and contains:
- the trim45 gene encoding E3 ubiquitin-protein ligase TRIM45 — its product is MSLDKKHSIYENKHKAEFKNIKSSTTNGDGRQKSRAVCRVCDRMYRDPKLLPCLHTFCADCVRQLEPFAVRGVNGNLSPEDDTARRDSVTVLCPECDSEVDLPSSGIEGLTTDHLALDEVFAETLLINNSVLCDLCSDGDAGKRCEVCCVNLCDFCSQAHRRQNRTSSHSIQNLQDLKSQGRLTRPVLCSLHPGQELRLFCEPCDLTVCLECAATFHRDHHCSPAHEVISHHGDRIRDLVVRTLRPRLSRLEETLRRVDVSQEALQVRTDTLAGEIRAFARSYATAVEMHCRSLLRSLEDLRLQRKNQLHLQKAQLQQAVSDVRGGVDFAERLLTCGSDAEILNAKGVTMRRLMNLVESGFDSHPMTVAHDNASSICFLPRESAGEVEGFPVVGVIHAKVVDPSKCTIQGEGVERGHEGQRGEFTLVCRDSSGEQMGRGGDPVLVSIVHKERKGCTVEAVVVDNGDGTYCVSYTPVEPGVYSVWVCVKAQHVQGSPFVLNVKRKFRRHSGIFHCCSFCSSGGAKEARCGCTGTMPGGFQGCGHGHKGHPGKSHWSCCGSVVEVSECILHNLGAVSPRGHLKTVEL
- the vtcn1 gene encoding V-set domain-containing T-cell activation inhibitor 1, which codes for MASFGQIIFGTMVVLIIVFAGLIILILTIGFSASQGTVESSSPSIVGNLGQDEVIDCRFNTESSSGLTEDVSISWLKDGLSGVVYEYKNKAAQLQMQNTQFKERAQLFPDVISTGNASLLLRSVKLEDDGVYRCSVTAGKLSGTTSINLRVAGFTAPTFTQQTNTSLTAEAQRWFPQPEVTWLSQSGELLNSSSQFSNNSAGITLVVSVLEFPVKVDDTYTCIIENSLVKAVSEATVTGNEVTGKTYFILNAASTTVLSLQLLFVVILINFFLK